The region TGTTATTGAGATGTTTATGAGATTCAATCTGCACAAATATATTATTTTCACCGCAGATTTCCAACGCCTTGCAGCCGTTGACCACTTTGGTCTTATAGTCATGAATGCCCCGGCCACCGAAATGTACATGAATGACCGGACCGATATCGGTGCCGTCAAAGCCGGCAATTAAAGCGTTTAATATGGACAGATGCGGCGTGTCGCCGGTAGCGTTGATCCGCATGGGATGGACCGAACCACCGCCCAGTTCCACCAGTTTCCGTTCACCGAAAGGTGTAATGCCGCCTTTACCCCGCGATTGCTCAATCAAGTCCCGTCCCTTTAAAGGATCAATATGCCGGGTTGCCTCAGAGTGTACAAAATGAAAGAGGCTAATTCCCAATTTTTCCGCCATAGTATACATTTCCCGCGATTCTTTATATGTTTCTTCGGCCGTATTGCGTCCTAAAATAGGATTCTGGACAGGTATACCTGTGGCTTCAGCCTGCCGGGCCAAAGCATAAATCCGGTAGCCGTTGCGTTCCACGCCGTTAATGACGCGCGGGTAGGCCGCCGGCAGACCGTCAATTGAACCGTCTTTACCTACGGTTGGCATCGGCACGCCGAAGGTCTCCTGGTAGGCACGAACGCTGTCATAATCTTCGACAATAATCTGCTTGGTTTTTATTTGCTTTATTTTTTCCTGCACTGCATTTCCTCCCCCACGACTTGCTCAGCCGTTGCTTACGCCTATTTCTTGCCGGACCCGGTTAATCAGGCCACCGGCATTAATGGTCGCCAGTACATTTGCCGATAAGGCCTGAGCAACAACTTCCCGGTCATTTATTTTGACAATACCCTGAACAAGATCGACCTCAATCCCGTCACCGGTCTGAACATATTGTCTCAGATCAGCCACCAGCACCGGTAAGCCGATATTGATGGCATTGCGGCGAAAAATCCGGGCAAACGATTCAGCAATAATCAAGCTTACACCTGCGGCTTGTAACGCGACCGGTGCCTGTTCCCGGCTTGAGCCGCAGCCGAAATTTTTTCCGGCCGCAATGATGTCGCCAGGGTTTACCCTTGCGGCAAAATCCGGTTCTTTACTGCCGGCCATGGCATACCTGCCCAACCCGGAAAAATCTTCGGCCATGGCATAGCCGGGCAGTATTTGGTCTGTATCCACATTATCGTCAAAAACCCACACTCGACCCTTGATCTTATTCATTGCCTGCGCCGCCTTCCGATGATAATGACCCCGGTTGGGTAATCCTGCCACAGACCGCCGTTGCCGCGGCTGTTGCCGGCGAAGCTAAATACACCTGGGCACTGCGGTGCCCCATCCGGCCGGGAAAATTCCGGTTGGTAGTGGACAGAATAACATCCCGGTCGGTGCCAAGCCCTTGATGGGCCCCAAAACAAGGACCGCACCCCGGATTGGTAATAACCGCTCCGGCATCGCGCAAAATCTTACACCAGCCGGCCTGTTCCATAGCCGCCAGCACGTTTTTCGAAGCCGGAACGACCAGCATGGTTACAGCCGGGTGGACTTGATGCTTTTTAAGAATATTGACCACTTGTTCCATATCGGACAGCCGGCCGTTGGTGCAACTGCCGACAACCACCTGGGTGACCTCAACATCTGCCAGTTCAGCCACAGGGCGGACATTGGCCGGCGAAGGGGGACATGCTGCCACGATAGCCACTGTCTCTAACGCCAGCGGCATAGTTCGCGCCACCCCGGTTGCTGCTGTTTCTTCACCGAAACAGGCAATCATGGCTCCCATTTCAATTCCCATATTGCAGATGGTCATCCGGTCATCCATACTGATGGCAGCAATTCCCGGTCCGGTAAAAACAACCGCTTTATCAGTCAGGCCGTCCACCCCGAACTCTTTGATCAGTGATAAAACAATATCTTTACCGCCGACATAAGGCTTAGGCTGTCCGGTCATGTACACTTCAATCACTTCCGGCACTTCGATGTCAATCGTACCTGTTGCCATGGCGGCAGCCAGTTCGGTCGACCCTACCGGAATAGCGATAACACCATAGCCACCGGCGGTACAGGTATGGGAATCGGCTCCGACCAGTATATCTCCCGGCTGCAGCCTGTGACTTTCGGCCAACACCTGATGAATGACGCCTTGCCCCTTATCATACAGAGTAATGCCATATTGCCGGGCAAAATCTTTGATGATCCAGTGCATAGTTTTGGCCTGAACGGTGGCGGCCGGAAAAATATGATCAATCACCATCACTACTTTCTTTGGGTCAAACACATGATCAATCCCGATATGCTCAAATTGTTGAATGGCCATCGGCCCGGTAACATCATGCGCTGCCACCAGATCAACGCGGCAGCGGATATCCTGCCCGGCAGCCACCGCCTCAAGGCCTGCCGCTCTGGCCAGATACTGTTCTATAAAATTCATGGTCTCCCCCTATTCCACTATTTCAATTCCCAGCCTTTTAGCCACGCGGTACGCTTCCTCCTCATCCGACGCCCTCTTGAGGACCAGCCGGCCGCCGCCGCGGTTAAGCGCCGCCACCATGCCGCTTTTTTCGGCTGCCACTACTGTAATCTGCTGTAATTGCGGCTCATCAGTCTGAAGTATCTCCACTTCAATGCCTTCATTGGCAACCTTGCTCATTACTTCACGGTATAACTGACTATTGTCCGTACCTGCGCCGTATACGGCTGCCATTAAGATTCCGGGAACATTAATCCCCCGGCGGGCAAACAGTTCGGGATACAACTCTATTCTTACCTTGGTAATTTTACCCTTGGCCAAAAAATGAGCAATACGCGCGGCATTGGCTGGCGATCCCACCGCTTGGCTGCTGCCGCCGACAACCGCCTCCCCAAAAGGCTTAACGATGCTATTGGCCTTTTTGGCCATAGCCCGCGCTTCTGCCAACGCCTGCCGGACGGTTGCAGCAATACGTGCTGTTTCTTCTGTATGTACATCCTCGCCAATGTAGTTTTCCACCGCCGTATTGGTTTTGAAGAACGGTTCCATATACTGAATAACCACCGGGACAACCTGTTTGGCCGATACGGGGTGCACAGCCGCCGCCATGGCGATCATGACGTCGACAGGAACATTCACCGGAATGGAGGTGTGCATGGCCAGTTGGGCTGCCAGCTTGCCGAGCATAACACCGCCGCCGATATGAGTGGCACACAAACCGGCCACCATAACCCGGGGCGTGCACGGATTGGCAATGGTGGGCGATATCGCCAGCACAATCGCCTTAGCCATATCTGCCGGCTTGCCGCCGGCCAGCTCTACGAAAGCGGCGGCCGACGCGGCCGCCCCGGCGCCGAAACCTTCCATATTGCAGCCGGTCGTCGTCTTGCCCACCCGGAACAAGGTGCCGATTTTTAACATGACGGCAGCAACCCGGGCGACAGTCTCCTTATCGTCCAGTTCTTCCAGCATCGCCCGCACAAATCCCACATAGGTGCATGAATCGCCGGTGCCGGCGCACGGCTGCAGTCCTACCGAGTGATTGCCCACCTGAGCCCCCAGTGTATAAGCCAGCACCTTGTTCAGAAATTCGTCGGCCACAATCTGCGGGGCAGCTTCCTGGGTCAGTTCCCGGCCGGCAGTACCCATCAAAAAGCTGGAGCCTGTTGTCGTCCCGATTTCCACGGCATATAAATTATGTGAAAAACTGGCAAGCACGGCTGAATATACTTCCGACCGGGTCATGTTGCTGGTTGTCATTGCTTCGGCAACAACGACATCAC is a window of Sporomusaceae bacterium ACPt DNA encoding:
- the dmdB_2 gene encoding 2,3-dimethylmalate dehydratase small subunit produces the protein MNKIKGRVWVFDDNVDTDQILPGYAMAEDFSGLGRYAMAGSKEPDFAARVNPGDIIAAGKNFGCGSSREQAPVALQAAGVSLIIAESFARIFRRNAINIGLPVLVADLRQYVQTGDGIEVDLVQGIVKINDREVVAQALSANVLATINAGGLINRVRQEIGVSNG
- the leuC_1 gene encoding 3-isopropylmalate dehydratase large subunit, producing MNFIEQYLARAAGLEAVAAGQDIRCRVDLVAAHDVTGPMAIQQFEHIGIDHVFDPKKVVMVIDHIFPAATVQAKTMHWIIKDFARQYGITLYDKGQGVIHQVLAESHRLQPGDILVGADSHTCTAGGYGVIAIPVGSTELAAAMATGTIDIEVPEVIEVYMTGQPKPYVGGKDIVLSLIKEFGVDGLTDKAVVFTGPGIAAISMDDRMTICNMGIEMGAMIACFGEETAATGVARTMPLALETVAIVAACPPSPANVRPVAELADVEVTQVVVGSCTNGRLSDMEQVVNILKKHQVHPAVTMLVVPASKNVLAAMEQAGWCKILRDAGAVITNPGCGPCFGAHQGLGTDRDVILSTTNRNFPGRMGHRSAQVYLASPATAAATAVCGRITQPGSLSSEGGAGNE